The Achromobacter deleyi genome has a window encoding:
- a CDS encoding sigma-54-dependent transcriptional regulator translates to MPRATESHPPSTATHDDSVRRPLAPHAVFIDDDDELRRAAIQTLKLHGISVEAHASARAALPILNRDFDGVVVTDIRMPDMDGLQLFQRLREIDPDIPVILITGHGDIATAVQCMRDGAYDFLSKPYPADRLVAAISHAAEKRHLVLENRRLREAAFAIEADEVPFIGATPAMQRIKQTLRHIADADVDVLVEGETGTGKEVVATALHRLSRRRHRALVAINCGALPESVIESELFGHEAGAFTGAQKKRIGRIEHASGGTLFLDEIESMPLAVQVKLLRVLESRQITPLGSNEVRNLDLRVVAATKEDLGSPAIRAKFREDLFYRLNVVTIRIPPLRERREDIPLLFAHYLGHASRRFQRDIPEMPASIKQHLMTHDWPGNVRELAHFAERLVLGVLNAPAPDSIQTQGSAQSLPERMEHFEAQLIRDALAAHRGDIKATLEALGIPRKTFYDKLQRHGIDRQQYVGLLTPPSF, encoded by the coding sequence ATGCCCCGCGCCACTGAATCCCACCCGCCTTCCACCGCAACGCACGATGACAGCGTACGCAGGCCCCTCGCGCCGCATGCAGTTTTCATCGACGATGACGACGAACTGCGCCGCGCCGCCATCCAGACACTCAAGCTCCATGGCATCTCGGTGGAAGCCCACGCCAGCGCGCGCGCGGCGCTGCCCATCCTGAACCGGGACTTTGACGGCGTGGTCGTGACCGACATCCGCATGCCGGACATGGACGGGCTGCAGCTCTTCCAGCGCCTGCGCGAGATCGATCCCGATATCCCCGTCATCCTCATCACAGGCCACGGCGACATCGCCACGGCCGTGCAGTGCATGCGGGACGGCGCCTATGATTTTCTTTCCAAACCCTATCCTGCCGACCGGCTGGTCGCGGCCATTTCCCATGCCGCCGAAAAGCGCCATCTGGTGCTGGAAAACCGGCGTCTGCGTGAAGCCGCGTTCGCCATCGAGGCGGATGAAGTTCCGTTCATCGGCGCCACGCCCGCCATGCAGCGCATCAAGCAGACCTTGCGCCACATTGCCGATGCCGATGTCGACGTGCTGGTGGAAGGAGAAACCGGCACGGGCAAGGAGGTCGTCGCCACCGCGCTGCATCGTCTCAGCCGCCGCAGGCATCGTGCGCTGGTCGCGATCAACTGCGGCGCCCTGCCCGAGAGCGTCATCGAAAGCGAACTTTTCGGCCATGAGGCCGGCGCTTTCACGGGTGCCCAGAAAAAACGTATCGGACGCATCGAGCACGCCAGCGGCGGCACGCTGTTCCTCGACGAAATCGAAAGCATGCCTCTGGCCGTGCAGGTGAAACTGCTGCGCGTACTTGAATCGCGCCAGATCACGCCTTTGGGCAGCAACGAAGTGCGCAATCTGGATCTGCGCGTGGTCGCGGCCACCAAGGAAGACCTGGGCAGTCCGGCGATACGCGCCAAGTTTCGCGAAGATCTGTTTTACCGCTTGAACGTGGTCACGATCCGCATTCCGCCACTACGAGAACGCCGGGAAGACATCCCGCTGCTGTTCGCGCACTACCTTGGGCATGCCTCCCGCCGTTTCCAGCGCGATATCCCGGAGATGCCAGCCTCGATCAAGCAGCATCTCATGACGCATGACTGGCCTGGCAACGTGCGCGAACTGGCCCATTTTGCCGAACGCCTCGTGTTGGGCGTACTCAACGCGCCCGCTCCGGATTCCATCCAGACCCAGGGCAGCGCGCAAAGCCTGCCCGAACGCATGGAACACTTTGAAGCCCAGCTCATTCGAGATGCGCTGGCGGCGCATCGGGGCGACATCAAAGCCACTCTCGAGGCCCTGGGCATTCCGCGCAAGACTTTCTACGACAAGCTGCAACGTCACGGCATCGATCGTCAGCAATACGTCGGTCTGCTCACACCGCCCTCCTTCTAG
- the rng gene encoding ribonuclease G, protein MSEDILINVTPFETRVALVEQGSVQELHVERSIQRGHVGNIYLGRVVRVLPGMQSAFIDIGLERAAFIHIADLRENRGERSQGLTPTPIEKLIFEGQTIMVQVVKDPLGTKGARLSTQISMAGRMLVYLPHDPHIGISQKIDSESERIQLRERLQALMPAEEKGGFIVRTQAEGANDEELTADVEYLRKLWTSVQAAARTQPAPALLHQDLTLAQRVLRDMVGPGTGAILVDSRTTSAAMLEWARIYTPSVVDRIQHYSGERPLFDTANVDDEIARALSRRVDLKSGGYLIIDQTEALTTVDVNTGGFVGGRNFDDTIFKTNLEAAQAIARQLRLRNLGGIVILDFIDMEEQEHRETVLAELKKALSRDRTRMTVNGFTQLGLVEMTRKRTRDSLAHQLCEPCPMCESRGNVRTPRTVCYEILREILREARQFNPKEFRILASQDVVDLFLEEESQHLAMLGDFVGKRVSLEVESTYSQEKYDIILV, encoded by the coding sequence CTGAGCGAAGATATCCTGATCAACGTCACCCCCTTCGAAACCCGCGTTGCGCTGGTGGAACAGGGGTCGGTGCAGGAACTGCATGTGGAACGCAGCATCCAGCGGGGCCATGTTGGCAATATTTATCTGGGGCGGGTTGTCCGTGTTCTACCTGGCATGCAGAGTGCCTTTATTGATATCGGGCTGGAGCGCGCCGCATTCATTCATATCGCGGACCTGCGCGAGAATCGTGGCGAACGCAGCCAGGGGCTGACGCCTACCCCGATAGAGAAGCTTATATTCGAGGGACAGACCATCATGGTTCAGGTGGTCAAGGATCCGCTGGGCACCAAGGGCGCCCGGCTTTCCACGCAGATCAGCATGGCGGGGCGCATGCTGGTATATCTGCCCCACGACCCTCATATCGGCATATCCCAGAAGATCGACTCTGAGTCCGAACGCATTCAATTGCGGGAACGGCTGCAGGCTCTGATGCCGGCCGAGGAAAAAGGCGGCTTCATCGTCCGCACCCAGGCGGAAGGCGCCAACGATGAGGAGCTGACGGCGGATGTGGAGTACCTGCGCAAACTCTGGACCAGCGTCCAGGCGGCCGCTCGCACTCAGCCCGCCCCCGCCCTGCTGCACCAGGACCTGACGCTGGCGCAGCGCGTCCTGCGCGACATGGTGGGACCGGGCACCGGCGCCATTCTGGTGGATTCGCGTACGACCAGCGCCGCAATGCTGGAATGGGCGCGCATCTATACGCCGTCGGTGGTGGACAGGATCCAGCATTACAGCGGCGAACGGCCGCTGTTCGACACCGCCAATGTAGACGACGAGATCGCGCGCGCGCTGTCTCGCCGAGTGGACCTGAAATCGGGCGGCTACCTGATCATCGACCAGACCGAGGCGCTGACGACGGTGGACGTCAATACAGGCGGCTTCGTAGGCGGCCGCAATTTCGACGACACGATCTTCAAGACCAACCTGGAGGCCGCGCAAGCCATTGCTCGACAACTTCGGTTGCGCAATCTGGGCGGCATCGTCATCCTGGACTTCATCGACATGGAGGAACAGGAGCACCGTGAAACGGTGCTGGCCGAACTGAAAAAGGCGCTGTCGCGTGACCGCACCCGCATGACCGTCAACGGCTTTACGCAGTTGGGCCTGGTGGAGATGACGCGCAAGCGCACGCGCGATTCGCTGGCGCATCAATTATGCGAGCCCTGCCCCATGTGCGAGTCGCGCGGCAATGTACGCACCCCGCGCACCGTCTGCTACGAGATCCTGCGTGAAATCCTGCGCGAGGCCCGGCAGTTCAATCCCAAGGAGTTCCGGATCCTTGCATCGCAGGATGTGGTGGACCTGTTCCTGGAAGAGGAAAGCCAGCACCTCGCGATGCTGGGCGATTTCGTCGGCAAGCGCGTGTCGCTGGAAGTGGAAAGCACGTACTCCCAGGAGAAGTACGACATAATCCTGGTCTAG
- a CDS encoding glycosyltransferase family 39 protein has translation MSLVSASQRAGRVGSVSQSTEVAGSRWKIEALFIPIVALAALWSCYWLLDPRNFFKADDWAWLGFSAFEDIGDFLNILPRALYNDRPVGALFIRGMHHLVGLNYPVFQAVLLLLHAANSVMLYLIACRYMPRKGAFVAAILSATWFVALNAVGWVAAIFDLLGATLCLLGVLLRQQALRRGGDWRWNIAGALAYLLAFRTKEYAIGLVAVLFLMELLCERRRIRQILLGLAPYIGIFVVYMASYFWIYVQMTIPADDPYKPHFSMIDVVSNLWRYIENMFFPEIVGRWALVAVVLGLVPVAVLTAWRRNGAAMWGLASFAILLGPTLLLSNHLDNLYLYAPHFFMAIAIGAGFAAGWVGRLIALALAIFVLLAPVVSGQRTVIANFTLGKTEVIQSQYQFAMEKLAGAEDNTTVVVSGVEPYFNLFSYGPGDALNIAVWQKKFKLVVEKPMEDLDRAFCEASGAKRFFHFDGTTGTDITAEKMEKCATLTK, from the coding sequence ATGTCTTTAGTATCGGCTAGTCAACGTGCGGGAAGGGTGGGGTCGGTAAGTCAAAGCACGGAAGTGGCGGGGTCTCGCTGGAAAATTGAGGCCCTTTTCATTCCGATCGTGGCGCTGGCAGCTCTCTGGAGCTGCTACTGGTTACTTGATCCGCGCAATTTCTTCAAGGCCGACGACTGGGCCTGGCTTGGATTTTCCGCGTTTGAAGACATCGGGGATTTTCTAAATATCCTTCCCAGGGCGCTATACAACGACCGCCCCGTCGGCGCCCTGTTCATCCGTGGCATGCACCACCTGGTGGGCTTGAACTACCCGGTATTCCAAGCGGTCTTGCTGCTCCTGCATGCCGCCAACAGTGTGATGCTCTACCTGATTGCCTGCCGATATATGCCCCGGAAAGGCGCATTCGTTGCGGCGATCCTTTCAGCGACATGGTTTGTAGCGCTCAACGCTGTTGGCTGGGTAGCTGCCATCTTCGACCTTCTCGGGGCCACACTTTGCCTTCTGGGCGTGCTATTGCGCCAGCAAGCTCTGCGCCGTGGTGGCGATTGGCGATGGAATATTGCAGGAGCCTTGGCCTACCTGCTGGCATTCAGAACCAAGGAATATGCCATCGGTCTGGTAGCTGTGTTGTTCCTGATGGAACTGTTGTGTGAGCGTCGGCGCATTCGCCAAATCCTGCTCGGCTTGGCGCCCTATATCGGCATCTTCGTCGTATACATGGCGAGCTATTTCTGGATCTATGTCCAGATGACCATCCCGGCCGACGATCCGTACAAGCCTCATTTCTCGATGATAGACGTGGTGTCAAATCTCTGGCGCTACATCGAAAACATGTTCTTTCCGGAGATCGTGGGCCGCTGGGCCTTGGTGGCAGTCGTCTTGGGCCTGGTACCCGTTGCGGTGCTGACGGCATGGCGCCGGAACGGCGCGGCGATGTGGGGGCTTGCCAGCTTCGCAATCCTGCTTGGACCGACGCTGCTGCTATCGAATCACCTGGACAATCTGTACCTCTACGCACCTCACTTTTTCATGGCGATAGCGATTGGGGCGGGTTTTGCCGCCGGTTGGGTTGGCCGGCTGATTGCCTTAGCGTTGGCGATTTTCGTCCTCCTGGCCCCAGTGGTGTCGGGGCAGCGTACCGTGATCGCCAACTTCACATTGGGCAAGACCGAGGTCATACAGTCGCAGTACCAGTTTGCAATGGAGAAGCTGGCTGGCGCCGAGGACAATACCACCGTGGTGGTTTCCGGCGTAGAGCCCTACTTCAATCTTTTCTCTTATGGCCCGGGCGACGCGCTGAATATTGCGGTGTGGCAGAAGAAATTCAAACTTGTCGTCGAGAAGCCGATGGAAGATCTGGACAGGGCCTTTTGCGAAGCTTCAGGTGCCAAGCGGTTCTTCCACTTCGATGGAACGACTGGTACGGACATAACCGCTGAGAAAATGGAAAAATGCGCGACTCTTACCAAGTAG
- a CDS encoding glycosyltransferase family 2 protein — translation MRDSYQVVTTPPRTSDALVSIVVPFYNESETISFFYETITRVLPEMGIRRYELVCVNDGSKDDTLLKLVALSKLDERVRVVDLSRNFGKEAALTAGVDESVGDVVVPMDCDLQDPPQLIGVMLNRWQQGFDVVLAKRSDRSSDGYLKRVTAAMFYRVHNKLSDTSIPENVGDFRLMDRRVVDALKLMPERRRFMKGLFAWVGFKSTVVEYVREQRVAGTTKFSGIKLVNFAIEGITSFSTAPLRLTTYMGLLTSAAAFLYAMYIIVRTLVHGADLPGYSSMLTVILFLGGVQLISVGIVGEYVGRIYMESKQRPIYIIQDRYQNDPA, via the coding sequence ATGCGCGACTCTTACCAAGTAGTAACTACCCCTCCCCGGACGTCCGATGCGCTCGTGTCGATCGTTGTTCCGTTCTACAACGAATCGGAAACAATAAGCTTTTTCTACGAGACCATTACCCGGGTTCTGCCAGAAATGGGAATTCGTCGTTATGAGCTGGTCTGCGTCAACGATGGCAGCAAGGACGACACCTTGCTCAAGCTGGTCGCGCTTTCCAAGCTGGACGAACGGGTCCGCGTGGTTGACCTTTCCCGAAATTTTGGCAAGGAGGCTGCGCTGACTGCTGGGGTCGATGAGTCCGTGGGTGACGTAGTGGTGCCGATGGATTGCGATCTGCAGGATCCGCCTCAATTGATTGGCGTCATGTTGAACCGTTGGCAGCAGGGGTTCGACGTGGTATTGGCCAAGCGTTCCGATCGTTCATCCGACGGTTACCTGAAGCGCGTAACGGCCGCCATGTTTTATCGGGTGCACAATAAGTTATCGGATACAAGCATTCCCGAGAATGTCGGTGACTTTCGACTGATGGACAGGCGCGTGGTGGACGCTCTCAAGCTGATGCCCGAGCGGCGCCGGTTCATGAAAGGCTTGTTCGCATGGGTGGGCTTCAAGTCGACCGTGGTCGAATATGTGCGCGAGCAGCGCGTCGCCGGCACCACAAAATTCAGTGGAATAAAACTGGTCAACTTCGCCATTGAGGGCATCACCAGCTTCAGCACGGCGCCACTACGCCTGACTACTTACATGGGGCTGCTGACATCTGCCGCCGCCTTTCTGTATGCCATGTACATCATCGTGCGCACCTTGGTTCATGGCGCGGATTTGCCTGGCTACAGCTCGATGCTGACCGTTATTCTTTTTCTTGGCGGAGTACAGCTGATCAGCGTGGGGATCGTCGGGGAGTACGTTGGCCGTATTTATATGGAGTCAAAGCAGCGTCCAATCTACATCATCCAAGACAGGTACCAGAACGACCCCGCTTGA